Proteins from a single region of Apium graveolens cultivar Ventura chromosome 7, ASM990537v1, whole genome shotgun sequence:
- the LOC141673862 gene encoding uncharacterized protein LOC141673862: protein MADFLSKFSSSKIENYPRSIYFQVLKTPIIHVINLIATVGVASCWIDPIKTHLETGWLPDDAKEECKLSVRVLRYSLIEGLLYERSLVIPYLKSLRSLEADETLKEAHEGICGQHLRGRALAHKITRLGFYWPTMLTDAKAYVKK from the coding sequence ATGGCTGATTTCCTATCTAAGTTCTCCTCGTCTAAAATTGAGAACTATCCGAGAAGTATATACTTCCAGGTCCTGAAGACCCCTATTATACATGTCATAAATTTGATAGCAACAGTTGGTGTGGCAAGTTGTTGGATAGATCCAATCAAAACCCACCTTGAGACTGGATGGCTTCCCGATGATGCCAAGGAGGAATGCAAGTTGTCGGTGAGAGTATTGAGATATTCATTGATTGAAGGCCTTCTGTACGAAAGGTCCCTTGTTATTCCATACTTAAAGAGCTTGAGATCTCTTGAAGCAGATGAGACACTTAAGGAAGCCCATGAGGGGATTTGTGGACAGCACTTGAGAGGCAGggccctcgctcacaagataactcgaTTGGGATTCTACTGGCCAACTATGCTAACCGATGCAAAGGCTTATGTAAAGAAATAA